The window AACTGACAATCCTCTTTCGATAATGATGTGCTTCACGACACGATATCTTCTcatttaaatgtgctttcatctgactttttttttttgtacaatacGCATGTCATATAGCCAAAGATTATGAATTGATTGTCTACTGTGAAGAGTGTGCTAATTATCTTCTGATACCTcttttgtaagttatttttgtttgcttgtgaaTACACAgtatgttatttatttgaactatttatttaataaatgatttgttAATAAAACACTTTCTGAATATGTTTAATGAACAACGTCATTTTATAAGCATTACACACTTAAAATGTTTGAGCCACAATTTCTGAATAGACTCTTAAACTGTGTACCAATCTCACACTACTCACTAACAGGTTTTGAAAATGTGGTGCATTCACACAGTCAGTACGCAAACTAAAACACCTGATTGTAAGTCTGCTGATGGACGCGAATGTCCAACAATCACTGcacaaaggaaaaggagaagctAGATTTTACAGTGCATATTTTGCTGTCTATTTGTTAGTATGTTGTTTACTTTAGTATGTTGACTTTTAACCGCAAAACAGTACACAAAACAATaagtatactgtatacaatTAGTGCATAGTATGGATTTGGGACATGACATTATTTCACGCTGTGTAAAACACATCAGATCTGAAGTTAagagcagagctgctgcctCAGTGCGGACACTCTTTGTTTGTACTCAAGAAGCCCAGAGACTTTTGTCCACAAAGTCCTGTGATGACCATGTGGACACAAAGCTGACCTCTGCACTCTGTCCACTGACCAGAGGCCTGAGAGAGGAGCGCTGAAAGTGACAGCTTAACTTGTGACCCTGAGGTCATCCTGGAGTCAAACACCGTCCAGTTGACCAAACAtgcagatggagaaaaagaaatcctggcatgtttaaaaatgtcactttgttgCTGCACACGGTATAAAACTGAAGTCGTGACTGTGACAAGTATAAGAGCAGGAGATACTTGAACACCTAATATTTATGGGAAGAGAGGCAGCAGGAATGCCAAAATGTAAACTAGAAATGGAATAAATTTGACTAAAATAATACTTTGTGCTGTAAAAAATGTTACTGTGCAattaaataaaagcatttatGAGAAATGCCATCTAACTGTTAATAAATAACAGATGAAAATCAACTTTAGTTCcaattagagctgcaaataatgattgttttcattttcattattttttcaattaatcaattagttgtgtagtttataaaatgccagaagatattaaaaaaaacaaacattatatttcctaaagtccaaggcaaatcttcacattacttgtttttttttgggtcagcagtccaaaacacaaagatattcagtttataaccatataaaaacaaattttaaaaaaaactaaagaagcTGCAACAAGCAAACcatacattttctgttggtCAACTAACTGATTTATCGCTCAAGTTTCAATATCAGCCGTTTTGTTTGCACCCGACTCCACATTTGCAGTGATGTCATCGGGCCGTTTAACGCCGAGGTCAGCCATTTACATGCCTAATCGCCTATTGTGGCTGTGGAAAATGTGCCCCATTTCTCAGGCaaaaggctgcaactaactgaGCTGAAGAGTAAACACTGAGTTGGTTTCGGAGCGCTTTCACCCCGGCTATTAAACTCTGGCTAATGGTGTGTAAACGGAGCAGAGGGCAGCTggacacactgactgactgacggGCTGTGGGAACTGACAGGTGACTCTTTGTAATCCTGCAAAAATACTAAACAAATCATATTGTAGTGGGAGGATGATAACAACTGTACAGCAGCTCCCACAGCTTGTTTTTGGGAGGTATTTACCTCTTGTGCAATTTCACAGTGAATTGAGCAATTTTATGGTGAACTGAAATAATACTGAACTAAAATTGCTGTGGTTATTAATAGCTGAACTGCCTGATAATATGAGAGGCAGTGCAGCAAAAAGGATACTTCTTTGCATGTTAAATGCGTCATTCATTATCGAGTCATCATTTGAAACCGGATAGGATGGCGTGTGACAGCTTTTGCACACATGCTGTCAGgctataaaatgcattttgctgATACACCTTATTTACAGCATTCACCCAATCACAGCGCAAGCATTGCTCTGACCTCAACTTTCTAGCAGGATTATGAAACCCTGTattgaaaataataacaaatctGTACACGTCTCATTCCCTCAACCAAGTATATTTGCCTGATTGACTATTCTCTCCCAAGTATGTGGGTAATCGTCTATTGAGAGCACATTTCCTTATCAGTGTCTAGCACACTGTCTGAATCCGTTATCACAATGGGCCAGATCAGTGCAGGCAGCCCCTCGCTCTCCCGGCTGAGGCGCCCATGAAAAAGAATTTCTGGAGTTGGGTGCCAACCGATAGGCCCTGAGCTCTTTATCCCCTTAAAGCCAATTCACACTCTGCATGTTTAAATATCTCAGCTCAACCCCTGCCCTCCCACTCCCGTCATGCACTCGAACCCCCTCCTCCCTCGCCTTTCCTCTCGCTCTCTATCACCCTGCACGGCTGCAAGCCCAAACGTTGACTGCCGCCGCAGCCGACCTGCAGCCAGGGTGGGTGGGATGCAGGTGCAGGCTGGTTagagggtgagagaggaggggagtCCTCCATTGTTGGGCTGGACAGCACCCTCTCTCCTCTGGAGCACCCTCTGATGGGGGAGCCCACTGACAATCACACATCCTAATCTGATTATGCAAATATCTACTTCAAAAAGCAATACGCTGTAACCCTTACCCTGTGGTGGGAAGACAGAGCaaggaagaaggaaggaaggagaggaagcaCCAGGAATGTAGTGAGACAGGATTAGATGGTTGAACTCCCGAGAAAATTAAATACAAGAGCAATATACAGTTATGATTCTGCAATTCTGTATGCAAAAACCTATTACACCTATCATTTGTTTGCTCACAGCTTCTCTGCCCCACCAGGGGAGGTCTGAGGAACACagcacacacttacacactatGAATGGCCACTGACTCCCTCAACAGGGCATTGAGTCCAATATTCAAATGCTTATTGTTTTTCCAGACGCTCCTGAATCCAGCGTCAAAAGGAATCTACAATGTTAATGAGGGGGACAAAGTACCCAGAGTAAGATTTAAGACGCCCTCACAGTTTGAGGTGACATTTCCCAGAAAACAACACAGCCTCAACGCCACTGGTTCCTAAAAGGCATGGTCGACAACCCCCGCCTCCCGAATATTCACATCGAGCTGACCCCTCTGGCCCCAGTTGGTTTCTGAAATCAGCTGCCTCATTCGACTGGTAGATACatctttaaaacaacacaacaagaGAAAATGCTGACGGCTCTGTGAGGCAGTGCTTtggctttgagctaaatgctaacatcagcaggCTAATGTTCAccatttttgttaaatgtgttaGTGTgcaaattagcactaaacataaagtCCAGCctaggctgatgggaatgtcttcAGTTTTGCAGGTTGGTAATAAACCAaagttttggacaaaataatgGATGAACATCCTCATGAATCtttgaaccaaatttcatgacaataaATCCAATAcgtgtcaagacatttcacgTATAATCACAAATGAGAACCTCCATGTGGTggtgctaaaggaaaagtcaggggatcagaaggattcatcctctgggaactatgaatgtgtgtaaagaatttcatagcaatccatcatggatgtattataggaACTGCATACTGGACTCAAAGATAGTGCCTAATCAATCAAATAAGAATTGCTCAGCTGGCGCACAAACTTCCAGGTTTGCGTCtgcattgtgcggcccactgaatatgtgcagtagcCTTTCCCCCGTTGGCCCCGCCTGTGAATTCCCGCTCCCGTAGACTTGACATTaggatgatgtcacagattttaaaaatcgCTTTTCTAGGCTCAAcgaaagttttacaaataaaaaaccttAATGGgttaaaaattcataatacaaGGAGTCATAGTTTACCTTATTTGCAGTTGGAGAAGTCCTGTCAACAGTCTTATAGACGTCTCTTTTAAAATGGCTGTCTATGCTGCAAAACTGTGAGTGGCTACTGGGCAAAAATTGGCagcaaggctgagcagcagcacCTTATCCTGTTTTCTTTATACATCTATGAAGTCCATTCAacagttgagatatttcattctggaCAAAAGTGGCAAACAGACCAACACTGTCATCCCTGGTATGTATGTAAGATTTTAAATGCATAtataagaacaaaacaaacaataaaataaagtaattattaatcatttttaatgtatgCATATGTTAAGAGGATAATTATTTGCCTTTTTGTCTTTAACAACTGAATGAATTGCTTTTTTTGAATTTGCACTTTGTTTTCTGCAATCGGTGACTTGATTTTAAGGTGGCATGGAGAAGTTGTTCagttgttaaaaacaaaaagctaaataattacctttttaacatgtttttccatttaatGATGACACAATAAACAGGAAATTACATATAACAGTGTATTGTAATGTGTActttattgattgatttgttttaatgtagacattttaaatcttccatacCCTTGAGCCATGCTGCTACAGTGGTTAAAACAACAGGATTCTTCCACTTCTGTAAACTTTTTGCAATCTGAATCCTGACAGACTAtctcaacacacaaacaatccTAAAAGTATAATAAACTTACATTTGCACTCTCACAGTccacagatgtgtttgtgtgtgttcattaacACTCCTCAGTGGTATGTAGGGAAATTCTTACACAGGCACTCACATGTAGTCAAAACTTCCTTAGATTGCCAGAGGTCAGCTTTATTTggttaataattatttttctggGAACACCTTTTAAAAAGGATCAGACCACAGCAGACTTTCCCCTTACACACAGCAGCTGCCATGAAGCTGGGGCAGCTTCTCTCCTTCTGTGTCCTGCTGGTACTTTTTGTGACACGGTGCACAAATGGAGGGAACATTTTGGTGTGGTACACTGAAGGCAGCCACTGGATTAACATGAAGCCAGTGCTGGAGACGCTGATCGACAGGGGACACCAGGTGACCGTCCTGGTGCCAAGCACGTCTATGTACATGAACACCAGTGAGCCTTCCCGCTTCCGCTATGAACCCTTTAACGTCTCAGTCTCAATGGAGGCCATGGAGGAGTTCCTTAAAGAGTACCATAATTTCTCCATGTATGAGATGGATTATATGAGCTACTTGCAGATTTACCTCAGATCCATGGAGCTGATGAAAGTCTACGTGCAGTATTCTTTGCAGTATCTGGATGGCGTGCTGAAATCAGACGTCATCATGAAGAAGCTGAAGGAGGGAAACTGCGACCTTCTCCTGGCCGACCCAATCTACCAAGGGAGTGACTTGGTAGCAGAGATTTTGGGGATCCCCCTGGTCTTCTCCATGCGTTTCTCCCTCGCCAATAACTGGGAGAGGCAGTGCGGTCAGCTACCTGCTCCACCTTCATTTATCCCTGGCGCTATGAGCAAACTGACCGACAAGATGGACTTTGCCGAGAGAGTGTGGAACTTTCTCTTCTACGCCTTACAAGACATACTGATGACTAAAGTTTTTTGGCAAGAAGTAGATAAATATTACACAGAGGTCAAGGGTGAGTAACTAAGCTACATGGACCGTTGATGATGATCTATATTTCTATTAACTGTTATTCTTTTATATCAAACACTTTTGGAAACAATTTGATGTTTAAAGtaaatcaaatttgaaaatCAGCAGTCTCATCTACAGTACTGGTAATACTTTGCTTTTGCATTGTGACAGGGACGCCCACAAACGCCTGCGAGATGATGGGTAGAGCAGATATCTGGTTGATTCGAACCTACTGGGATTTTGAATTTCCTCGTCCTTTCCTCCCTAACTTCAAATTTGTTGGTGGGATCCACTGCAGACCGGCTAAACCCTTACCAGAGGTAGCACTAACTCCCCTGTTATAGGCCTtataattttttatattttgtttgcacTGGGATGATACTTCTCTTCTAACAGGATATGGAAGAGTTTGTGCAGAGTTCTGGAGATGATGGTATTGTGGTCTTCACTTTGGGGTCCATGATCAAGAACATCACCTCTGAGAAGGGAAACATGATCGCCTCGGCCCTTGCTCAGCTCCCACAGAAGGTCAGAGTATGCTCTTTAAGTGCCAACTGGAATTAACTTGAATGACCCTGAAAACGCAGTTTTATGGCTATGAGCATATTCTGTTGCAGAGCTTGTGAATAGCTCAAACAAGTGAGTTTGTACATTTTAGCTAATTATCAGCAGATTGCTCGTACTTTTTTGCCAATTCTCACAGCACACAATGAGTTTTAAGATTTTCTATCTTTAGGCTGCCATGGATCTCAAGTTTATTTTGGTACAACATGAAAATCAATTTGtagaagacttgaaacttgctcAAAACAGACAATCCATCATAGTAAACATTTGGGTGGTTTTGTGTCACACTGCCTTTATATGGCAATGCAATAGCAAGAAAGGACTGTTAGCTATACAAACTCATTTGATTTTCCAACAACATAGTTTGTAGATTCAatactttttgactgtttacTTGACATGAATTGTTCACTGTGACGGATTACCCATCTAATGCAAGTTTCAAgcctaaaatatattttcataccaCAATGGCACCAAAGACTTGCAGTTAATTGACaacaacatgcaaacaaactTTTTGAGTTTTTCTAACTCATAAAAATAGCATTTTGTTTGGTTAAATCAAGTTACTGGAACAGGACGTAATAGAAcatgtaaaaaagaaatgataCCCATTTAGATTTGATGGGATGAGTAGAGTTGGGGTTTTCAAAAATAAGTAATGATTATTGGttagatttaatatttttacctAAAACCAAAAGCACTAAAGATAGacctttttttaagttttaatataaaaataaaattcttacttttttagcatttattattaaatttacAGCTATACAGTCAAATTATATCATAACATTTATAGACTTTTTATCTTCAtgatgaacatttttctttcttttctatccactgagtgtgtatttgttgaTGTGGTTGTTGAGCTGCTGCATACAACTGCCCTCACAGGGAGGAATAGATAACATATGCAATGACTTGGTCTGAAAGTCTTGTATAATTGTTTATAGGTGCTGTGGAGATACGGTGGAGAAAAACCAGAGACTTTGGGTGCCAACACCAGACTATACAACTGGATCCCTCAGAATGACCTGCTGGGTAAGTAAAGCTTTTGCAAAAGCTACCAAACAGGCCTTTAACAGTGATCCTTCAGACTTGCTTTTAACTGAAAGAAGATATCCATCACATAGGATCTTTTAGATTACTTTGTCTGACAGTACAAAATCCCCAAGAGACTCACTAGCAGGGAAATTTTGATCACTATGAAttcattaaatgcatttttttgaaCCGTTATTTATCCAGGGAAAGTTAATTAAGCAAGCAGACTGACTTCAGCAGAAGTTTCTGAGTGAGTGGCTAGTGTTTACTATTGTTTTCTGTCCAGTTTTTCCCAACACAGTCTGGGATCTGATCTGGCAAGCTTTCAGTCACAAGCCTCTGCCAACACTTATTTTTAGGCGTGATATCGTACACAACTGATAAGGTGCACTATGACAGCCTCTCTTGATTCACAAAAGTCATGTATATTTCAAGataagattcaagatttagtttattgccgttttcttgtgtatttgcatacacaaaaaaaacgaAATGCTATTCCTCCaagcccacagcagtgcaaaaACAATAGAAAGGATAAagaaagtacatgtctcagttggatgaagacagctcttgcatgtcaacaagtgaccagcactgatgggggcGTGAAATAATCctttttgctgtccagagaacatgAGGCAGCATGACTGTTGGAACTGCTGGTTTGTATgggttaacagttagcctagcttgcactcctcCATGCCTGCCCAGCTTCTGTGTCCTGTCGCACTGCTTGtgatgtttcctctctggcGCAGCTCCAGGCAAGGCTGTGGTCTCCTTTGGGCCCATTGGGCATAGCGTACCATGCcactcagctgatttagctcccagccagtatttctcgtagcaaaagtctttgttacaaTTGTCCAAAATAACCTGACAATCATAGATATATTTCTCTTGCACTCCACACGATGACACAGATGTAGACGcagacatggacaaagacactgCATAATTGGAACTAGAAGAGGCTGCCAAAAAGTCAGTTGTGCCAccatcacaccagttcatggagaaagagagaaaataccACCAACGAGGGCCCCTTAGTTTCTCTTCTTatcatcacaaaataactcctgttagcttcctcagtgcagtttctcctttggaaggttggtaacagtggcaggtagcagttgacagctagctagttgtgctgatttaaaaaaatatatccaaagatgatatttcctctcctgttcttgctgattaatgctgttacctTTCTCTAGGAgtcttttctgaagattatttgaagattattttgcaaaatgtcccactttttaggtcaaagtttgagatgtattcaggagcaCATCTCTGATGCAGCCAAccagagtgaaatattgtttcatgttttttgatCAGGTCACCCAAAGACCAGAGCGTTCATCACTCATGGTGGCAcaaatgggatttatgaggCCATCTACCACAGTGTTCCTATGGTGGGAATCCCCTTGTTCGCTGACCAGCCAGACAACCTGGTGCATATGAAGGCTAAAGGCGCTGCAGTTACTGTGGACCTGAACTTTATGAAGAGTGAAGATCTTAGAAATGCAATCAACACTGTCATCAATGAGAAATCGTAAGTTGTCTTaccaacaaataaaatgataggttcacaatctttcaactctgtcttaaaacaacagtaaggtgcccatatgaacattaaaagAGTTTTTGCTcactataatcattcctcctgttcataatgaccattagaagatcgcttcataatgcactttcaatggaagcgatgggggacaaaatccacagtccttgtttcaaacaaaaatgtatttaaaagtttatctgaagcgtATATAAGTGGCTTCAaatgtctgagttagtcaaatgaaGTTGATATCGTCTTATCATCTCGGCggacagtgtttttctgttcagaTGCAGTGgataataacaacaaaaggGACTTAAGTACTAAAAAGACATttactttgaaagatattgacttgatttgactaatatGGGCG of the Thunnus maccoyii chromosome 9, fThuMac1.1, whole genome shotgun sequence genome contains:
- the LOC121903528 gene encoding UDP-glucuronosyltransferase 2A2-like isoform X2, whose protein sequence is MKLGQLLSFCVLLVLFVTRCTNGGNILVWYTEGSHWINMKPVLETLIDRGHQVTVLVPSTSMYMNTSEPSRFRYEPFNVSVSMEAMEEFLKEYHNFSMYEMDYMSYLQIYLRSMELMKVYVQYSLQYLDGVLKSDVIMKKLKEGNCDLLLADPIYQGSDLVAEILGIPLVFSMRFSLANNWERQCGQLPAPPSFIPGAMSKLTDKMDFAERVWNFLFYALQDILMTKVFWQEVDKYYTEVKGTPTNACEMMGRADIWLIRTYWDFEFPRPFLPNFKFVGGIHCRPAKPLPEDMEEFVQSSGDDGIVVFTLGSMIKNITSEKGNMIASALAQLPQKVLWRYGGEKPETLGANTRLYNWIPQNDLLGHPKTRAFITHGGTNGIYEAIYHSVPMVGIPLFADQPDNLVHMKAKGAAVTVDLNFMKSEDLRNAINTVINEKSYKENAMRLSSIHHDRPMSPLDEAVFWVEFTMRNKGAKHLRVQAHELTWYQYHSLDVLAFLLAIVLLLIFLFIKTCKFCFRRCCGRKGKTKRKAE